One stretch of Pieris brassicae chromosome 8, ilPieBrab1.1, whole genome shotgun sequence DNA includes these proteins:
- the LOC123712926 gene encoding uncharacterized protein MAL13P1.304-like isoform X2 — MLSCFCAQRKRGKRHHEQQNSIKSSRSGSPELTDGPSSVESFRPIQRTPTPNRLGPPPSPPVPTKPVAPAAPEPSGPLMPCPICGRTFVPQSLSKHVKICEKMTVKKRKTFDSSRQRREGTDLEQYLPKNFGLPENSPFLEKSPPNTAKATPKPKPQCVRTAIMKPTADLQKCPHCGRAFGVRAFERHVEWCADKAKILPAASAQAPPHITDAKQRLNARTQYKAPPVRTRRSSQTREKSSRSASVESSRGVSPPREFGDYKHPQSRASESGSSNDYHEESSPHIPVIRNSRSSQNKSSGDANIKARQARLARDLSSTRLDDNYDPFACAARQMKELMSSDTNIPKKQQKTSKESSRTLPSLKPTPTRASTLNRYTDNTKTIKDTINKTYQKTPTLNRMKSFGSTHNDNLSSSFGGRCSSFRLNRNEKKPSLNTTFTKSSKENINSVEKPYLHRSSNLNRSFSSYNNSVYSTPKLKNKIPKLSTSMHHAFQRNTGSQPLKLEKIKKDDKKDLVNLDAILSCDNSSMTDSNYIDPMLINENDNLPINVNTILNNPDIISSFESLLTTENLPAKFESFSTIKKNNNCRNITNIESLKNEKNNNFHTETSTTPIISDLGAQYDKLMYSLDHSITSRTSGRDDDSLCEDFDLEEFMTSFDEEVNKQKSEKRTCSSTTRVVKQSELSNDVVVAGKDTPKIFKSSSNGMIPVNKSMSLVFSSNNIVGDKLLPSSVKRSTSLLDSIQKKPAKIEPKIRHKTDQLEDDIMQSLKEFDKFYESQKNEKTHSNKDLNMNKRTYIDTVKRGSRKKIEQKNKCDNITNGNHTPGGKISNDSAYSSLNRVSPSKLSLCNVKESNDTVLLEQPGGSDTGDSHKEDRRSISSEEFLAMEKSTELEETLTRSDMHSSYNNVGHISVNDKRTSSRASTHRTSHRNIKEALSSSGSETSLSRVRRGQHSAPRLSRFCHECGSKFPDKAKFCIECGVKRLLV, encoded by the exons GCAAGCGGCATCATGAACAGCAAAACTCCATAAAGTCTTCACGATCAGGATCTCCAGAACTCACCGATGGACCCAGCAGTGTCGAATCTTTCCGGCCAATCCAACGCACGCCAACACCCAATAGACTTGGGCCTCCGCCCTCCCCACCCGTGCCCACAAAACCTGTGGCCCCCGCTGCCCCAGAGCCGTCAGGGCCTCTTATGCCATGTCCCATATGCGGAAGGACATTTGTGCCCCAGTCGCTATCAAAACACGTAAAGATCTGCGAGAAAATGACCGTCAAGAAAAGGAAAACCTTCGACTCGTCAAGGCAGAGGCGCGAAG GCACGGACCTAGAACAATACTTGCCAAAGAATTTCGGTCTTCCAGAAAACAGCCCATTCCTTGAGAAGAGCCCGCCGAACACTGCTAAAGCCACGCCCAAACCCAAGCCGCAGTGTGTTCGCACTGCAATCATGAAG CCTACTGCCGATCTACAAAAGTGTCCTCATTGCGGACGCGCCTTCGGTGTGAGGGCGTTCGAGAGACACGTCGAGTGGTGCGCGGACAAAGCGAAGATTTTACCAGCTGCTTCCGCGCAAGCGCCGCCGCACATCACCGATGCCAAACAAAGGCTCAATGCGCGTACGCAGTACAAAGCACCGCCAGTTAGAACGCGACG aTCATCTCAAACTCGCGAGAAGTCATCAAGATCGGCGTCAGTAGAATCTAGTCGAGGTGTGTCACCACCTAGAGAGTTTGGCGACTACAAACATCCACAATCTAGGGCTTCAG AGTCCGGATCTAGCAATGATTATCACGAGGAGAGCTCCCCGCATATTCCAGTTATTAGAAACTCGCGTAGCTCTCAAAATAAATCGTCTGGAGATGCGAATATTAAAGCGAGGCAAGCCCGGCTGGCCAGGGATTTAAGCAGCACTAG GCTAGACGATAATTACGACCCCTTCGCTTGTGCTGCTAGGCAGATGAAAGAGCTAATGTCTTCAGACACAAATATTCCGAAAAAGCAGCAAAAGACTTCGAAAGAATCAAGTCGAACACTTCCATCCTTAAAACCCACTCCTACCAGAGCCTCCACTCTAAACCGATACACAGATAatactaaaactataaaagacacaattaataaaacatatcaaaAAACACCTACACTGAACAGGATGAAATCATTTGGAAGTACACATAATGATAATCTGTCAAGTTCCTTTGGTGGTAGATGTAGTTCGTTTAGATTAAATAGAAATGAGAAAAAACCCAGTCTTAATACAACATTCACCAAATCCAGCAAAGAAAATATCAATTCTGTAGAAAAACCATATCTTCATCGGAGcagtaatttaaatagatcattttctagttataataattcagtATATAGTACAcctaagttaaaaaataaaattccaaaGTTATCCACATCTATGCATCATGCTTTTCAGAGAAATACTGGGAGTCAACCTTTGAaacttgaaaaaataaaaaaagatgatAAGAAAGATCTAGTAAATCTTGATGCTATATTGTCATGTGATAACTCTTCTATGACAGATAGTAATTATATAGATCCCATGTTGATCAATGAAAATGACAATTTACCGATAAATGTTAACACTATCTTAAATAATCCCGACATAATAAGTAGCTTTGAATCTCTACTAACTACTGAAAATCTACCAGCTAAATTCGAATCGTTTAgtactataaagaaaaataataactgtagaaatattacaaatatagaaAGTCTTAAAAACgagaaaaacaataattttcatactGAGACTTCGACAACTCCAATCATAAGTGATTTAGGGGCTCAGTATGATAAGCTAATGTACTCTCTCGATCATAGTATAACATCTAGAACTTCTGGTAGAGACGATGACTCCCTTTGTGAAGATTTTGATCTCGAAGAATTCATGACCTCTTTTGACGAAGAggttaacaaacaaaaatctgAAAAGCGCACATGTAGCTCGACAACTAGAGTCGTTAAGCAATCTGAATTGTCTAACGACGTAGTTGTCGCCGGAAAAGATACccctaaaatttttaaaagtagtaGTAACGGTATGATCCCAGTGAATAAATCAATGTCCCTTGTTTTTAGCAGTAACAATATCGTGGGTGATAAACTGCTTCCTTCCTCCGTCAAGCGTTCCACATCCCTCCTTGATTCCATTCAAAAGAAACCTGCCAAAATAGAACCTAAAATCCGCCATAAGACTGATCAGCTGGAAGATGACATAATGCAATCTCTGAAAGAGTTCGACAAGTTCTACGAATCTCAGAAAAATGAGAAAACTCATTCAAATAAAGAtcttaatatgaataaacgCACGTACATTGATACAGTAAAAAGAGGTAGTCGGAAGAAGATAGAACAAAAGAATAAATGTGACAACATCACAAACGGAAATCACACACCCGGTGGGAAGATAAGCAACGATTCAGCTTACAGCAG CCTAAACAGAGTATCGCCATCAAAGCTGTCCTTGTGCAATGTTAAAGAATCCAACGATACAGTGCTGCTAGAACAACCGGGCGGATCAGACACGGGTGATAGTCATAAAGAAGACAGACGTTCCATATCAAGTGAAGAATTTTTAGCGATGGAGAAGTCCACCGAGCTAGAAGAGACCTTAACGAGATCTGACATGCACTCGTCCTATAATAATGTAGGGCACATCAGTGTTAATG ACAAACGTACCAGTTCTCGAGCCTCCACACATCGCACATCGCATCGTAATATAAAAGAGGCACTCAGCTCAAGTGGTTCTGAGACATCCTTGAGCCGTGTTCGAAGGGGGCAACACTCGGCCCCACGCCTTTCACGCTTCTGTCACGAATGCGGGAGTAAGTTCCCTGATAAAGCCAAGTTTTGTATCGAATGTGGCGTTAAACGATTGTTAGTGTGA
- the LOC123712926 gene encoding uncharacterized protein LOC123712926 isoform X5, which produces MKKSALLKLKAIFGSRKGKRHHEQQNSIKSSRSGSPELTDGPSSVESFRPIQRTPTPNRLGPPPSPPVPTKPVAPAAPEPSGPLMPCPICGRTFVPQSLSKHVKICEKMTVKKRKTFDSSRQRREGTDLEQYLPKNFGLPENSPFLEKSPPNTAKATPKPKPQCVRTAIMKPTADLQKCPHCGRAFGVRAFERHVEWCADKAKILPAASAQAPPHITDAKQRLNARTQYKAPPVRTRRSSQTREKSSRSASVESSRGVSPPREFGDYKHPQSRASESGSSNDYHEESSPHIPVIRNSRSSQNKSSGDANIKARQARLARDLSSTSSNNIVGDKLLPSSVKRSTSLLDSIQKKPAKIEPKIRHKTDQLEDDIMQSLKEFDKFYESQKNEKTHSNKDLNMNKRTYIDTVKRGSRKKIEQKNKCDNITNGNHTPGGKISNDSAYSSLNRVSPSKLSLCNVKESNDTVLLEQPGGSDTGDSHKEDRRSISSEEFLAMEKSTELEETLTRSDMHSSYNNVGHISVNDKRTSSRASTHRTSHRNIKEALSSSGSETSLSRVRRGQHSAPRLSRFCHECGSKFPDKAKFCIECGVKRLLV; this is translated from the exons GCAAGCGGCATCATGAACAGCAAAACTCCATAAAGTCTTCACGATCAGGATCTCCAGAACTCACCGATGGACCCAGCAGTGTCGAATCTTTCCGGCCAATCCAACGCACGCCAACACCCAATAGACTTGGGCCTCCGCCCTCCCCACCCGTGCCCACAAAACCTGTGGCCCCCGCTGCCCCAGAGCCGTCAGGGCCTCTTATGCCATGTCCCATATGCGGAAGGACATTTGTGCCCCAGTCGCTATCAAAACACGTAAAGATCTGCGAGAAAATGACCGTCAAGAAAAGGAAAACCTTCGACTCGTCAAGGCAGAGGCGCGAAG GCACGGACCTAGAACAATACTTGCCAAAGAATTTCGGTCTTCCAGAAAACAGCCCATTCCTTGAGAAGAGCCCGCCGAACACTGCTAAAGCCACGCCCAAACCCAAGCCGCAGTGTGTTCGCACTGCAATCATGAAG CCTACTGCCGATCTACAAAAGTGTCCTCATTGCGGACGCGCCTTCGGTGTGAGGGCGTTCGAGAGACACGTCGAGTGGTGCGCGGACAAAGCGAAGATTTTACCAGCTGCTTCCGCGCAAGCGCCGCCGCACATCACCGATGCCAAACAAAGGCTCAATGCGCGTACGCAGTACAAAGCACCGCCAGTTAGAACGCGACG aTCATCTCAAACTCGCGAGAAGTCATCAAGATCGGCGTCAGTAGAATCTAGTCGAGGTGTGTCACCACCTAGAGAGTTTGGCGACTACAAACATCCACAATCTAGGGCTTCAG AGTCCGGATCTAGCAATGATTATCACGAGGAGAGCTCCCCGCATATTCCAGTTATTAGAAACTCGCGTAGCTCTCAAAATAAATCGTCTGGAGATGCGAATATTAAAGCGAGGCAAGCCCGGCTGGCCAGGGATTTAAGCAGCACTAG CAGTAACAATATCGTGGGTGATAAACTGCTTCCTTCCTCCGTCAAGCGTTCCACATCCCTCCTTGATTCCATTCAAAAGAAACCTGCCAAAATAGAACCTAAAATCCGCCATAAGACTGATCAGCTGGAAGATGACATAATGCAATCTCTGAAAGAGTTCGACAAGTTCTACGAATCTCAGAAAAATGAGAAAACTCATTCAAATAAAGAtcttaatatgaataaacgCACGTACATTGATACAGTAAAAAGAGGTAGTCGGAAGAAGATAGAACAAAAGAATAAATGTGACAACATCACAAACGGAAATCACACACCCGGTGGGAAGATAAGCAACGATTCAGCTTACAGCAG CCTAAACAGAGTATCGCCATCAAAGCTGTCCTTGTGCAATGTTAAAGAATCCAACGATACAGTGCTGCTAGAACAACCGGGCGGATCAGACACGGGTGATAGTCATAAAGAAGACAGACGTTCCATATCAAGTGAAGAATTTTTAGCGATGGAGAAGTCCACCGAGCTAGAAGAGACCTTAACGAGATCTGACATGCACTCGTCCTATAATAATGTAGGGCACATCAGTGTTAATG ACAAACGTACCAGTTCTCGAGCCTCCACACATCGCACATCGCATCGTAATATAAAAGAGGCACTCAGCTCAAGTGGTTCTGAGACATCCTTGAGCCGTGTTCGAAGGGGGCAACACTCGGCCCCACGCCTTTCACGCTTCTGTCACGAATGCGGGAGTAAGTTCCCTGATAAAGCCAAGTTTTGTATCGAATGTGGCGTTAAACGATTGTTAGTGTGA
- the LOC123712926 gene encoding uncharacterized protein MAL13P1.304-like isoform X1 has protein sequence MKKSALLKLKAIFGSRKGKRHHEQQNSIKSSRSGSPELTDGPSSVESFRPIQRTPTPNRLGPPPSPPVPTKPVAPAAPEPSGPLMPCPICGRTFVPQSLSKHVKICEKMTVKKRKTFDSSRQRREGTDLEQYLPKNFGLPENSPFLEKSPPNTAKATPKPKPQCVRTAIMKPTADLQKCPHCGRAFGVRAFERHVEWCADKAKILPAASAQAPPHITDAKQRLNARTQYKAPPVRTRRSSQTREKSSRSASVESSRGVSPPREFGDYKHPQSRASESGSSNDYHEESSPHIPVIRNSRSSQNKSSGDANIKARQARLARDLSSTRLDDNYDPFACAARQMKELMSSDTNIPKKQQKTSKESSRTLPSLKPTPTRASTLNRYTDNTKTIKDTINKTYQKTPTLNRMKSFGSTHNDNLSSSFGGRCSSFRLNRNEKKPSLNTTFTKSSKENINSVEKPYLHRSSNLNRSFSSYNNSVYSTPKLKNKIPKLSTSMHHAFQRNTGSQPLKLEKIKKDDKKDLVNLDAILSCDNSSMTDSNYIDPMLINENDNLPINVNTILNNPDIISSFESLLTTENLPAKFESFSTIKKNNNCRNITNIESLKNEKNNNFHTETSTTPIISDLGAQYDKLMYSLDHSITSRTSGRDDDSLCEDFDLEEFMTSFDEEVNKQKSEKRTCSSTTRVVKQSELSNDVVVAGKDTPKIFKSSSNGMIPVNKSMSLVFSSNNIVGDKLLPSSVKRSTSLLDSIQKKPAKIEPKIRHKTDQLEDDIMQSLKEFDKFYESQKNEKTHSNKDLNMNKRTYIDTVKRGSRKKIEQKNKCDNITNGNHTPGGKISNDSAYSSLNRVSPSKLSLCNVKESNDTVLLEQPGGSDTGDSHKEDRRSISSEEFLAMEKSTELEETLTRSDMHSSYNNVGHISVNDKRTSSRASTHRTSHRNIKEALSSSGSETSLSRVRRGQHSAPRLSRFCHECGSKFPDKAKFCIECGVKRLLV, from the exons GCAAGCGGCATCATGAACAGCAAAACTCCATAAAGTCTTCACGATCAGGATCTCCAGAACTCACCGATGGACCCAGCAGTGTCGAATCTTTCCGGCCAATCCAACGCACGCCAACACCCAATAGACTTGGGCCTCCGCCCTCCCCACCCGTGCCCACAAAACCTGTGGCCCCCGCTGCCCCAGAGCCGTCAGGGCCTCTTATGCCATGTCCCATATGCGGAAGGACATTTGTGCCCCAGTCGCTATCAAAACACGTAAAGATCTGCGAGAAAATGACCGTCAAGAAAAGGAAAACCTTCGACTCGTCAAGGCAGAGGCGCGAAG GCACGGACCTAGAACAATACTTGCCAAAGAATTTCGGTCTTCCAGAAAACAGCCCATTCCTTGAGAAGAGCCCGCCGAACACTGCTAAAGCCACGCCCAAACCCAAGCCGCAGTGTGTTCGCACTGCAATCATGAAG CCTACTGCCGATCTACAAAAGTGTCCTCATTGCGGACGCGCCTTCGGTGTGAGGGCGTTCGAGAGACACGTCGAGTGGTGCGCGGACAAAGCGAAGATTTTACCAGCTGCTTCCGCGCAAGCGCCGCCGCACATCACCGATGCCAAACAAAGGCTCAATGCGCGTACGCAGTACAAAGCACCGCCAGTTAGAACGCGACG aTCATCTCAAACTCGCGAGAAGTCATCAAGATCGGCGTCAGTAGAATCTAGTCGAGGTGTGTCACCACCTAGAGAGTTTGGCGACTACAAACATCCACAATCTAGGGCTTCAG AGTCCGGATCTAGCAATGATTATCACGAGGAGAGCTCCCCGCATATTCCAGTTATTAGAAACTCGCGTAGCTCTCAAAATAAATCGTCTGGAGATGCGAATATTAAAGCGAGGCAAGCCCGGCTGGCCAGGGATTTAAGCAGCACTAG GCTAGACGATAATTACGACCCCTTCGCTTGTGCTGCTAGGCAGATGAAAGAGCTAATGTCTTCAGACACAAATATTCCGAAAAAGCAGCAAAAGACTTCGAAAGAATCAAGTCGAACACTTCCATCCTTAAAACCCACTCCTACCAGAGCCTCCACTCTAAACCGATACACAGATAatactaaaactataaaagacacaattaataaaacatatcaaaAAACACCTACACTGAACAGGATGAAATCATTTGGAAGTACACATAATGATAATCTGTCAAGTTCCTTTGGTGGTAGATGTAGTTCGTTTAGATTAAATAGAAATGAGAAAAAACCCAGTCTTAATACAACATTCACCAAATCCAGCAAAGAAAATATCAATTCTGTAGAAAAACCATATCTTCATCGGAGcagtaatttaaatagatcattttctagttataataattcagtATATAGTACAcctaagttaaaaaataaaattccaaaGTTATCCACATCTATGCATCATGCTTTTCAGAGAAATACTGGGAGTCAACCTTTGAaacttgaaaaaataaaaaaagatgatAAGAAAGATCTAGTAAATCTTGATGCTATATTGTCATGTGATAACTCTTCTATGACAGATAGTAATTATATAGATCCCATGTTGATCAATGAAAATGACAATTTACCGATAAATGTTAACACTATCTTAAATAATCCCGACATAATAAGTAGCTTTGAATCTCTACTAACTACTGAAAATCTACCAGCTAAATTCGAATCGTTTAgtactataaagaaaaataataactgtagaaatattacaaatatagaaAGTCTTAAAAACgagaaaaacaataattttcatactGAGACTTCGACAACTCCAATCATAAGTGATTTAGGGGCTCAGTATGATAAGCTAATGTACTCTCTCGATCATAGTATAACATCTAGAACTTCTGGTAGAGACGATGACTCCCTTTGTGAAGATTTTGATCTCGAAGAATTCATGACCTCTTTTGACGAAGAggttaacaaacaaaaatctgAAAAGCGCACATGTAGCTCGACAACTAGAGTCGTTAAGCAATCTGAATTGTCTAACGACGTAGTTGTCGCCGGAAAAGATACccctaaaatttttaaaagtagtaGTAACGGTATGATCCCAGTGAATAAATCAATGTCCCTTGTTTTTAGCAGTAACAATATCGTGGGTGATAAACTGCTTCCTTCCTCCGTCAAGCGTTCCACATCCCTCCTTGATTCCATTCAAAAGAAACCTGCCAAAATAGAACCTAAAATCCGCCATAAGACTGATCAGCTGGAAGATGACATAATGCAATCTCTGAAAGAGTTCGACAAGTTCTACGAATCTCAGAAAAATGAGAAAACTCATTCAAATAAAGAtcttaatatgaataaacgCACGTACATTGATACAGTAAAAAGAGGTAGTCGGAAGAAGATAGAACAAAAGAATAAATGTGACAACATCACAAACGGAAATCACACACCCGGTGGGAAGATAAGCAACGATTCAGCTTACAGCAG CCTAAACAGAGTATCGCCATCAAAGCTGTCCTTGTGCAATGTTAAAGAATCCAACGATACAGTGCTGCTAGAACAACCGGGCGGATCAGACACGGGTGATAGTCATAAAGAAGACAGACGTTCCATATCAAGTGAAGAATTTTTAGCGATGGAGAAGTCCACCGAGCTAGAAGAGACCTTAACGAGATCTGACATGCACTCGTCCTATAATAATGTAGGGCACATCAGTGTTAATG ACAAACGTACCAGTTCTCGAGCCTCCACACATCGCACATCGCATCGTAATATAAAAGAGGCACTCAGCTCAAGTGGTTCTGAGACATCCTTGAGCCGTGTTCGAAGGGGGCAACACTCGGCCCCACGCCTTTCACGCTTCTGTCACGAATGCGGGAGTAAGTTCCCTGATAAAGCCAAGTTTTGTATCGAATGTGGCGTTAAACGATTGTTAGTGTGA
- the LOC123712926 gene encoding uncharacterized protein MAL13P1.304-like isoform X3, with protein sequence MEIIDGKRHHEQQNSIKSSRSGSPELTDGPSSVESFRPIQRTPTPNRLGPPPSPPVPTKPVAPAAPEPSGPLMPCPICGRTFVPQSLSKHVKICEKMTVKKRKTFDSSRQRREGTDLEQYLPKNFGLPENSPFLEKSPPNTAKATPKPKPQCVRTAIMKPTADLQKCPHCGRAFGVRAFERHVEWCADKAKILPAASAQAPPHITDAKQRLNARTQYKAPPVRTRRSSQTREKSSRSASVESSRGVSPPREFGDYKHPQSRASESGSSNDYHEESSPHIPVIRNSRSSQNKSSGDANIKARQARLARDLSSTRLDDNYDPFACAARQMKELMSSDTNIPKKQQKTSKESSRTLPSLKPTPTRASTLNRYTDNTKTIKDTINKTYQKTPTLNRMKSFGSTHNDNLSSSFGGRCSSFRLNRNEKKPSLNTTFTKSSKENINSVEKPYLHRSSNLNRSFSSYNNSVYSTPKLKNKIPKLSTSMHHAFQRNTGSQPLKLEKIKKDDKKDLVNLDAILSCDNSSMTDSNYIDPMLINENDNLPINVNTILNNPDIISSFESLLTTENLPAKFESFSTIKKNNNCRNITNIESLKNEKNNNFHTETSTTPIISDLGAQYDKLMYSLDHSITSRTSGRDDDSLCEDFDLEEFMTSFDEEVNKQKSEKRTCSSTTRVVKQSELSNDVVVAGKDTPKIFKSSSNGMIPVNKSMSLVFSSNNIVGDKLLPSSVKRSTSLLDSIQKKPAKIEPKIRHKTDQLEDDIMQSLKEFDKFYESQKNEKTHSNKDLNMNKRTYIDTVKRGSRKKIEQKNKCDNITNGNHTPGGKISNDSAYSSLNRVSPSKLSLCNVKESNDTVLLEQPGGSDTGDSHKEDRRSISSEEFLAMEKSTELEETLTRSDMHSSYNNVGHISVNDKRTSSRASTHRTSHRNIKEALSSSGSETSLSRVRRGQHSAPRLSRFCHECGSKFPDKAKFCIECGVKRLLV encoded by the exons GCAAGCGGCATCATGAACAGCAAAACTCCATAAAGTCTTCACGATCAGGATCTCCAGAACTCACCGATGGACCCAGCAGTGTCGAATCTTTCCGGCCAATCCAACGCACGCCAACACCCAATAGACTTGGGCCTCCGCCCTCCCCACCCGTGCCCACAAAACCTGTGGCCCCCGCTGCCCCAGAGCCGTCAGGGCCTCTTATGCCATGTCCCATATGCGGAAGGACATTTGTGCCCCAGTCGCTATCAAAACACGTAAAGATCTGCGAGAAAATGACCGTCAAGAAAAGGAAAACCTTCGACTCGTCAAGGCAGAGGCGCGAAG GCACGGACCTAGAACAATACTTGCCAAAGAATTTCGGTCTTCCAGAAAACAGCCCATTCCTTGAGAAGAGCCCGCCGAACACTGCTAAAGCCACGCCCAAACCCAAGCCGCAGTGTGTTCGCACTGCAATCATGAAG CCTACTGCCGATCTACAAAAGTGTCCTCATTGCGGACGCGCCTTCGGTGTGAGGGCGTTCGAGAGACACGTCGAGTGGTGCGCGGACAAAGCGAAGATTTTACCAGCTGCTTCCGCGCAAGCGCCGCCGCACATCACCGATGCCAAACAAAGGCTCAATGCGCGTACGCAGTACAAAGCACCGCCAGTTAGAACGCGACG aTCATCTCAAACTCGCGAGAAGTCATCAAGATCGGCGTCAGTAGAATCTAGTCGAGGTGTGTCACCACCTAGAGAGTTTGGCGACTACAAACATCCACAATCTAGGGCTTCAG AGTCCGGATCTAGCAATGATTATCACGAGGAGAGCTCCCCGCATATTCCAGTTATTAGAAACTCGCGTAGCTCTCAAAATAAATCGTCTGGAGATGCGAATATTAAAGCGAGGCAAGCCCGGCTGGCCAGGGATTTAAGCAGCACTAG GCTAGACGATAATTACGACCCCTTCGCTTGTGCTGCTAGGCAGATGAAAGAGCTAATGTCTTCAGACACAAATATTCCGAAAAAGCAGCAAAAGACTTCGAAAGAATCAAGTCGAACACTTCCATCCTTAAAACCCACTCCTACCAGAGCCTCCACTCTAAACCGATACACAGATAatactaaaactataaaagacacaattaataaaacatatcaaaAAACACCTACACTGAACAGGATGAAATCATTTGGAAGTACACATAATGATAATCTGTCAAGTTCCTTTGGTGGTAGATGTAGTTCGTTTAGATTAAATAGAAATGAGAAAAAACCCAGTCTTAATACAACATTCACCAAATCCAGCAAAGAAAATATCAATTCTGTAGAAAAACCATATCTTCATCGGAGcagtaatttaaatagatcattttctagttataataattcagtATATAGTACAcctaagttaaaaaataaaattccaaaGTTATCCACATCTATGCATCATGCTTTTCAGAGAAATACTGGGAGTCAACCTTTGAaacttgaaaaaataaaaaaagatgatAAGAAAGATCTAGTAAATCTTGATGCTATATTGTCATGTGATAACTCTTCTATGACAGATAGTAATTATATAGATCCCATGTTGATCAATGAAAATGACAATTTACCGATAAATGTTAACACTATCTTAAATAATCCCGACATAATAAGTAGCTTTGAATCTCTACTAACTACTGAAAATCTACCAGCTAAATTCGAATCGTTTAgtactataaagaaaaataataactgtagaaatattacaaatatagaaAGTCTTAAAAACgagaaaaacaataattttcatactGAGACTTCGACAACTCCAATCATAAGTGATTTAGGGGCTCAGTATGATAAGCTAATGTACTCTCTCGATCATAGTATAACATCTAGAACTTCTGGTAGAGACGATGACTCCCTTTGTGAAGATTTTGATCTCGAAGAATTCATGACCTCTTTTGACGAAGAggttaacaaacaaaaatctgAAAAGCGCACATGTAGCTCGACAACTAGAGTCGTTAAGCAATCTGAATTGTCTAACGACGTAGTTGTCGCCGGAAAAGATACccctaaaatttttaaaagtagtaGTAACGGTATGATCCCAGTGAATAAATCAATGTCCCTTGTTTTTAGCAGTAACAATATCGTGGGTGATAAACTGCTTCCTTCCTCCGTCAAGCGTTCCACATCCCTCCTTGATTCCATTCAAAAGAAACCTGCCAAAATAGAACCTAAAATCCGCCATAAGACTGATCAGCTGGAAGATGACATAATGCAATCTCTGAAAGAGTTCGACAAGTTCTACGAATCTCAGAAAAATGAGAAAACTCATTCAAATAAAGAtcttaatatgaataaacgCACGTACATTGATACAGTAAAAAGAGGTAGTCGGAAGAAGATAGAACAAAAGAATAAATGTGACAACATCACAAACGGAAATCACACACCCGGTGGGAAGATAAGCAACGATTCAGCTTACAGCAG CCTAAACAGAGTATCGCCATCAAAGCTGTCCTTGTGCAATGTTAAAGAATCCAACGATACAGTGCTGCTAGAACAACCGGGCGGATCAGACACGGGTGATAGTCATAAAGAAGACAGACGTTCCATATCAAGTGAAGAATTTTTAGCGATGGAGAAGTCCACCGAGCTAGAAGAGACCTTAACGAGATCTGACATGCACTCGTCCTATAATAATGTAGGGCACATCAGTGTTAATG ACAAACGTACCAGTTCTCGAGCCTCCACACATCGCACATCGCATCGTAATATAAAAGAGGCACTCAGCTCAAGTGGTTCTGAGACATCCTTGAGCCGTGTTCGAAGGGGGCAACACTCGGCCCCACGCCTTTCACGCTTCTGTCACGAATGCGGGAGTAAGTTCCCTGATAAAGCCAAGTTTTGTATCGAATGTGGCGTTAAACGATTGTTAGTGTGA